The following are from one region of the Littorina saxatilis isolate snail1 linkage group LG2, US_GU_Lsax_2.0, whole genome shotgun sequence genome:
- the LOC138957986 gene encoding uncharacterized protein, protein MSSKVSFFHYTSTSGLHAIISSGYIHESNHARNHAHFGKGTYGTSMSPNVGRGKIAKNNWGRHGKYYIRKGKMAMAIEVKIPSDKVKRANHRGRDILVHEGPVKLSDYTYTEWTVPATDYSAYFSDSDDDGADLFDLLSIW, encoded by the exons ATGAGTTCCAAAGTCTCATTCTTCCACTACACAAGCACCAGTGGGCTGCACGCGATCATTTCGTCTGGTTACATACATGAGAGCAACCATGCCAGAAACCATGCCCACTTTGGCAAAG GTACCTACGGGACGTCAATGTCCCCGAACGTAGGCCGCGGGAAAATCGCCAAAAACAACTGGGGCAGGCACGGCAAGTACTACATCAGGAAGGGCAAGATGGCGATGGCCATCGAGGTGAAAATCCCCAGCGACAAAGTCAAGAGAGCCAACCATCGCGGCCGTGACATCCTGGTGCACGAAGGACCCGTCAAGCTTAGCGACTACACGTACACAGAGTGGACGGTGCCTGCTACCGACTACTCGGCCTACTTCAGCGATTCTGATGATGATGGCGCCGACCTCTTTGACCTCCTCAGTATCTGGTAA